The Archangium primigenium genomic interval TGCCCTCCGCCCGCCCCGCGCGAAGGCCGCAATGCCGGGCCGGGAGCGTCGTACAGTGAGGCGTGATCGCCATCGAGGTCGTGGGCTTGCGCAAGCGCTACCAGCGCCTGTGGAAGCCGGGGCATGAGGCCCTTCGCGGTGTGGACCTGGCCGTCCCCCAAGGCAGTGCGTTCGGACTCATCGGTCCCAACGGCGCGGGGAAGACCACCTTCATCAAGAGCATCCTGGGCATCGTGCAGCCCACGGCGGGACAGGTGCGGGTGCTCGGGGGCTCGCCCGAGGAGCCCCGCATCCGGGCGCGCATCGGCTACCTGCCCGAGCGCCTGCACCTGCCGGGCTCGTGGCAGGCGCCCGCCTTCCTCGCCACGGTGGCGCGGCTCAAGGGCTTGAAGCCAGACGCCGCCGCGCACCGGCGCCTGCTCGAGCGCGTGGGCCTGGGCGAGGCCGAGGGCCGGCGCATCGGCGGCTTCTCCAAGGGCATGCGCCAGCGCCTGGGGCTCGCGGCGGCGCTCGTCGGCGAGCCGGAGTTGCTCATCCTCGACGAGCCCACCGACGGCATCGATCCGATGGGCCGGATGGAGGTGCGGCGCCTGCTCCAGGAGGAGGTCAAGCGCGGCGTCACCCTCTTCCTCAACTCGCACCTGTTGGCGGAGACCGAGCGGGTGTGTGATCGCGTGGCGATCCTCGCCCGGGGCCGCATCCTGCGGGAGGGACGGCTCGAGGAGCTGTCGAGCCAGGGCGAGCGCTGGACGGTGCGCTTCGCGCCCGGGGCCGAGGCGCCCGCGCTCGCGGCGGCGGGCTTCGAGCGCACGGCGTCCGAGGGCATCTACCAGGTGGAGGCCTCGGACGTGACGGCGCTCAACCTGGCGCTGGACAAGGCCCGGGCCACCGGGGCGCTGCTCGTGGAGCTCAAGCGCGAGGCGAGGGACCTGGAGACGGTGCTGACGTCGGCCATGGAGGTGGCGGCATGAGCGCCGTGATGGGAATCGCGGGGTACGTGCTGCGCGAAGCCGCGGCCCGCAAGTTCATCCTGGCCTTCCTCCTGGGCGTCACCGGCCTGCTGGTGACGCTCTCCTTGAGCCTGCGCATCGAGGTGGTGGATGGGGCCCTGGCCGCCTCGCGGCTGTTCGGCGAGTTGATGCCCACGGACATCCGCGCGGTGGACATGGCCCTGCGGCCGGTGTTCATGGTGGCCGCGGCCATCGTGTTCTACGGCGGCAGCCTCTTTGGCATCGTGGCGTGCTCGGACTTCGCGCCGAGCCTCCTGTCCCCCGGCCGCATCGAGCACCTGCTCGCCCTGCCCCTGCGCCGCTGGCACCTGCTGGCGGGCACCTTCCTCGGGGTGATGACGCTCGCGGTGCTCGGCGCGGTGTACGGCTCGCTGGGACTGGTGCTCATCTTCGGGGTGAAGACGGGCTACTGGACGGTGGGGCCCATCATCGCCGCGCTGCTCGCGTGCGTGAGCTTCGCGGCGGTGTACGCGGTGATGCTCACCACGGCGACGCTGGTGCGCAGCGCGGCCCTGTGCGCGGCGCTCGGCGGCGTCACGCTGGTGCTGGGCGTGGTCGCGGGCTACCGCGCGCAGATCGCCCCCTTCATCGAGGGGGGGGTCTCCCGCTCGGCCTTCGAGGCGGTGACGGTGATGATGCCCCGGCTGTCCTCGCTCGCGAACGCGAGCATCGACCTGGCGGCCTCGCGGCCCATGGAGGTGCACTCGCTGCCCCTGCTGCTGGGTGGGGTGTTGGTGTTCAGCCTGGGGGTGCTGTCCCTGGGCTTCTGGTGGTTCGAGGGGAGGGACTACTGATGCGCGCAGGCCGTGGACGCTGGCTGGTGGTCGCGGGAGTGCTGTTCGGTCTCGCCGCGTGGCTCATGATGTCCGGACAGGGTCAGGAGGAGGCCCCGCCCCGCCCCAGGGTGGAGTTTCCCCGCCGCCTGCGTGACCCCGAGGTCCAGCGCCTGGAGCGCCGGCGCACGTACATCGCGCCCGTGGCGGCGAGCGAGGCCCCCGCGACGCCCGAGCCCGTGCGGCCGAGGGATCCCGTGCTCGCGGCGCTGCCCCGGGGCAAGGGCAAGTCGGCCGTGGTCATCGAGGCCAATGCCCTGCGGCACTCGCCGCTCGGGGAGATGGTGCTCGAGTGCCTGATGCGCCGGGGAAGCGCGCAGCTGGAGAAGTTCAAGCAGGACACGGGCGTGGATCCGCTCCAGGACCTGGACCGGATGGTCATCACCGACGACGGCATCATCCTCTCGGGCAACTTCGGGGACCCCCGGCTCAAGAAGCTCCTCACGGGCGAGTCCCAGGCGACCTACGACTACGGCAAGGGGGGGCGGCTCTTCGAGCCGTCCGAGGAGAAGACCCTGGCGGACGGCACCAAGCGGCGGCGCGATGCGTCTCCCATCGGCATGTGGAACGACCAGATCCTGGTGCTCGGGGACACGACGTCCGACGTGAAGGACGTGCTCGACCGGGTGGAGGGACGCGGGTCCGAGGAGTCGCCCGTGCTCTCCGAGCAACAGACGTACGGGGAGATGTACGGGGTGCTCTCGGTGGCCCAGCTCCAGCAGTTGCTGCCGCCGGATCAACAGGAGCTGGCGCGGCGGTTGGCGGAGGTCGCCGAGAACGTGGAGCTGCACGTGGACGCGAGCAGGGACTTCGCCATGACGGCGCGTGTCCGGGGCATGGACGCCAACAAGCTGACGGACCTGGGCAAGTCCCTCGGTGGCGCGCTGTCGCTCGCGCGCATGCGGGCCCAGGCCGAGGGCGACACGAAGCTCGCGCAGCTCCTGGACTTCGCCAAGGTGCGGCCAGACGGGGACTCCTTCAACCTGGAGATGGCCGTGCCGCTCGAGGTCATCAAGAACCAGCTCGCCATCTGCCGCGAGCAGCAGGACAAGGACGCCCCGCCCCCCGCGCGCGCCGCGCCCTAGGCCTCCGGGTCGAGGAAGAGCAGGCCCGCGGGCGGCGCGGGCTCCACGCGCAGCGTCTTGGGCGGCAGGCTCTGGGCCGCCTCCATCACCGCGCGCACCTCCCAGAGCGGCGGCGGGTTGAGGGCGAAGCCCACCTGGAACGTCCCCGCCCGCACGTCGCGCACCAGCGCGTCCAGCCCCTGGATGGCGAACACCTGCGGGTGCCCCGGCGCCTCGGGCTCCTGGATGCCCATGACCGTGCGGAGCACCAGCGCGTTGAGCAGCGCCAGGTCCAGGCTGCGCAGCGTGGGGTTGCGCGGCGCGGCCTTGAGGTGCGCCAGGTCCAGCCCCTGCCGGAAGCGGAGGATCTTCCCCCGCCCCTCGGGCAACACCAGCAGCACCGCGTGCTGTCCGCGCACCATCGTCGCCAGCCGCTCGCTCGCCAGCGCCACGCCCCGGGCGGACGTCAGCGGCTCGTCGAGTTCGTAGACGCGCGCGTACGCCGTCACCAGGCGCAGGAAGGTGTCCTCCTGGAAGGTCGATACACCCTTGATGGCCCGGTGCACCGGCTCGAAGTGCAGCCCGGGATCCGACAGCGGCACCACGGCCGCGAGGCTCGGCCGACGGGCGTCCAGCTCCGCCAGGGGCCGCAGGGGCGCGTCATCGAGCACCGCCTGGATGCGCCGCGCCACGGGCGAGGGCTCGATGCGGCGCAGCGACATGGGCGCGCCCTGGAAGGTGCCCTGCCACACGACGCTGCCCCGCTCGGCGGCTTCCGCCAGCAGCCCCTTGAGCACGCCGTGGTCGTCCGCCGCCAGGGTGACGGTGGGCTCCACCTGCGCGGAGCGCGGACGGTAGGGCTCGCTCTCCAGGGGCTCGGCGGCGTCCGGCGCGAGCGCGCACAAGAGGAAGCGCACGGGAGGCGCGCCCAGAACGCCCTCGGGGTTGTGCACCTCGGCGAGGTAGAGCGCGGGCCGGGCATCCCGCAGCAGCGAGCCCGCCTCCCGCCACCGGCCCAGCTCCGCGGTGGGATCCACGCGATCCAACAAGGGCCGGACCGAACTGGCTCGGGGCGGCGCATTGAAGGCCGCGCCCGCGGCATCGGCCGACAGATGGGACTCGAGCGACGGAATCAGAGCGGAAAAAGGAAGGACTCGCGCCATGCCGCGAATCTGGGGACGCGCTCGCCCACCCGCCCGTGGAGGTTTCTCGCCCGAGCGGCGGCCAGGGGGCCATGCGCCAGGCGGCCTCGCATCACTGTTGACTTCCAGGCGCCTCGCGGCGAGACCCGACTTCCCATCCCTGGCCGGGCTCACTACCCCCGGTAAAGGACGGAATAACCGCGAAGGAGCAACCGATGGGCATGATGAAGTTCGACGTCCCCCACTCCCTGTCGAAGGACGAAGCCCGGCAGCGCGTCGAGCAGCTGCTCAAGTACTGGAAGGACAAGTACGGCGTGCAGTCCAACTGGAGCGGTGACGGAGCGAAGGTGAACGGCAAGGTGATGGGCATCAGCCTGGACGCCAACTTCACCATCACCGACGGCGTCATCCAGGGCGAGGGCACCGACCCCGGCATGCTGCTGCGCGGCAAGGCCAAGTCCTACATCCAGGACAAGTTCAGCACGGTGCTGGACCCCAAGAAGAGCCTGGACGACGTGAACAAGGGCCTCGCCTAGCTACAGCAGCGGGCCTTCCTCCAGCGCGGCGAGGGCGTAGCGCGCCGCGCGGGAGATGGCCTCGGCCGAGTCCGGCAGCTCCGGGTAGTGGCCGGCCAGGGGCCGCTGGGGAAAGCGCAGCTGGGCGATGGCGTTGCGGTAGCTGCGCCGCGCCGCCTCGTTGTCACTGAGCCGCTCGTGCACCTGGGCCATGAGGTAGTGGCCGATGGCGAGCGAGGGCTCCAGGAAGAGCGCCTTGCCCAGCTCGGCGCGCGCCTCGGCCAGCTCTCCGGCCTGCAGCGCCGCGAGCCCCCCGAACACCCGGGCCTCCACGCACAACGGCTCGCGGTTGAGCGCCTGACCGAAGGCATCGCGCGCATCGGACATGCGCCCGGTGAGCGAGTACAGGTTGCCCACGGTGAGCAGCGCGTCCAGGTGGCTGGGCTCGTCCACCAGGAGTTGCTCCACGGTGGCCACCGCGGACACGAAGTCCCCGCGCTCCATCATCCGCACGGCCGCGTTGAGCCGCTCGCCGGGCGAGAGCATCAACGACCAGGCGGGCATCTCCGGCGCCGGGCGCTCGCGCGAGGCCGCGAGGAACTCCGCGGTCAGCCGGGGCGTCTTGCGCGTGGGCGTGGTCTCCGCCTGGGGCAGCTCGGAGGCCGCCAGCACCGGGGCCTTGGACTCGCCCGCGTCCAGCGCCTGATGCA includes:
- a CDS encoding ATP-binding cassette domain-containing protein, translated to MIAIEVVGLRKRYQRLWKPGHEALRGVDLAVPQGSAFGLIGPNGAGKTTFIKSILGIVQPTAGQVRVLGGSPEEPRIRARIGYLPERLHLPGSWQAPAFLATVARLKGLKPDAAAHRRLLERVGLGEAEGRRIGGFSKGMRQRLGLAAALVGEPELLILDEPTDGIDPMGRMEVRRLLQEEVKRGVTLFLNSHLLAETERVCDRVAILARGRILREGRLEELSSQGERWTVRFAPGAEAPALAAAGFERTASEGIYQVEASDVTALNLALDKARATGALLVELKREARDLETVLTSAMEVAA
- a CDS encoding DUF1015 family protein, which produces MARVLPFSALIPSLESHLSADAAGAAFNAPPRASSVRPLLDRVDPTAELGRWREAGSLLRDARPALYLAEVHNPEGVLGAPPVRFLLCALAPDAAEPLESEPYRPRSAQVEPTVTLAADDHGVLKGLLAEAAERGSVVWQGTFQGAPMSLRRIEPSPVARRIQAVLDDAPLRPLAELDARRPSLAAVVPLSDPGLHFEPVHRAIKGVSTFQEDTFLRLVTAYARVYELDEPLTSARGVALASERLATMVRGQHAVLLVLPEGRGKILRFRQGLDLAHLKAAPRNPTLRSLDLALLNALVLRTVMGIQEPEAPGHPQVFAIQGLDALVRDVRAGTFQVGFALNPPPLWEVRAVMEAAQSLPPKTLRVEPAPPAGLLFLDPEA
- a CDS encoding polyhydroxyalkanoic acid system family protein, coding for MGMMKFDVPHSLSKDEARQRVEQLLKYWKDKYGVQSNWSGDGAKVNGKVMGISLDANFTITDGVIQGEGTDPGMLLRGKAKSYIQDKFSTVLDPKKSLDDVNKGLA